The following are encoded in a window of Bacillus sp. SORGH_AS_0510 genomic DNA:
- a CDS encoding GntR family transcriptional regulator, with protein MDLRWEENNLLSIREHAYIYLKEMILEGELKAGDRLIERELAGKLNISRTPIREALFRLESQGFVKTVPRKGVVVSNISEHEVIEVFTILASLEVLAVKMAAQRMDPETQSELEQKIKELRALENQAEEDFNLEHIQMNRLINKASKSPKLFDILSGLIDYIHMAANMGYETPGRRKESLREHINIMKALHDKEAELAEYLMRIHIENSKKAYITYIKTIKEKLNKKDKVKST; from the coding sequence ATGGACTTAAGATGGGAGGAAAATAATCTATTATCGATTCGTGAGCATGCCTATATATACTTAAAGGAAATGATCCTTGAGGGTGAATTAAAAGCAGGTGATCGTCTAATAGAGAGAGAACTAGCAGGGAAACTCAATATCAGCCGTACACCAATAAGGGAAGCATTATTCCGGCTTGAGTCTCAAGGCTTTGTTAAAACAGTACCTAGAAAAGGAGTCGTCGTTTCGAATATTTCTGAACATGAGGTAATAGAGGTATTTACTATTCTGGCATCATTAGAAGTATTGGCTGTAAAAATGGCCGCGCAGCGAATGGACCCTGAAACTCAAAGCGAATTAGAACAAAAGATTAAAGAGCTCCGTGCATTAGAAAATCAAGCAGAAGAGGATTTTAATCTTGAACATATTCAAATGAACCGGTTAATTAATAAAGCATCTAAAAGCCCTAAATTATTCGATATTCTATCTGGACTCATAGATTATATTCATATGGCAGCAAATATGGGGTACGAAACTCCTGGCAGAAGAAAAGAATCACTAAGAGAACATATTAATATTATGAAAGCTTTACACGATAAAGAAGCAGAACTAGCAGAATATTTAATGAGAATTCATATAGAAAACTCAAAAAAAGCATATATCACTTATATTAAAACTATTAAAGAAAAACTAAATAAAAAAGATAAAGTGAAAAGTACTTAA